In Oceanispirochaeta sp., the genomic stretch GTTTTACCCTTCATTTTGAACTCCTTGTCCCAGGGCCTGACGGCCCTTCTCTGTTAATAAACCCGAGAAAATGATGGTTTCCAGGAAGAGCAGCATATCCCTGATGCTGGCCTTGACTCCGAAGCGGGTCTCCATGGTGAGGAAGGTTTCGATGATTCCCAGATGGATATAGGGCAGAATTTCTGTAGGGATGTCGGTTCGAATAAAGCCCTTACTGATCCCCTCATCCACCAGGTTTTTTACCAGGGTCAGGATGTGATCACGAAGCCTGGGAAATACAGATCCGACGAGGTCTCTCGGAATGCTTGTGTCCCGGGCAAACACTTCGGTGAATTTAAGAGCCCCGCCGGCGGTTTCCAGGATGCTCTTCAATCGGGGGATGAACTCAATGGTCTTGTCTTCGGCCAGGTTTTCCAGAAGGAGGAACATTTCACCGACTCGTCTCCTTAAGGCTTCCTTGAGAAGGTTCCCTTTGCTGTCAAAGTGATTGTAGAGGGTTTTTTTGCTGATCCCGAGGTACTCGGCCAGATCTTCCATCCGGACCGCTTTATACCCCTGCTCTGCAAATAAGAGGAGGGCGGCTTCTTCAATTCTTTCTTTTATATTCATAGGGAAATCCTTAATATCCAGGTACTAATTACACTATTCGGGTTTACAAAGTTTCCACTTGAGTATAGATTGACAATGAGTGAACGTCAACTCCGGAGGTTGCCCAATGCCGAAACTGACCAGGGGAATGGGAGTCATTCTCATCATCATGATAGCCATAACTGCTGCTCTGCTTTATCTGAACAGCCGGAGAGGTTCAGAAGTTCTTCAGGATCTCCCAGCTCCTGTTGTTGTGACCAAACCCCGCACTGGCTCCCTGAGCCGGACTATCCGGGTGACAGGAATTACAAAGAGCCGGAGTACTGTTACGGTCTTCCCCCGGATCAGCGGACGCCTGGATGAATTGAATGTTTCCATGGGAGATTTCATACAGGAGGATCAGGTTTTAGGACGCATCGACTCTGAGCCCTATGACCTGGCCCTTCAGCAGGCACAGGCTGCTCTTTCAGGAGCTCAGGCCACCTACAAGAGGGTGGAATCCCTGTTTAAATCCAATTCAGTATCACGACAAA encodes the following:
- a CDS encoding efflux RND transporter periplasmic adaptor subunit, whose amino-acid sequence is MPKLTRGMGVILIIMIAITAALLYLNSRRGSEVLQDLPAPVVVTKPRTGSLSRTIRVTGITKSRSTVTVFPRISGRLDELNVSMGDFIQEDQVLGRIDSEPYDLALQQAQAALSGAQATYKRVESLFKSNSVSRQNYDEALANYESARALHAMAALNVEWSEIRSPLKGTVLETHMEKGSLLSPQVPLLTIADLTYPELSLELPELYYGKFQDLGSSLIVVIII
- a CDS encoding TetR/AcrR family transcriptional regulator, which codes for MNIKERIEEAALLLFAEQGYKAVRMEDLAEYLGISKKTLYNHFDSKGNLLKEALRRRVGEMFLLLENLAEDKTIEFIPRLKSILETAGGALKFTEVFARDTSIPRDLVGSVFPRLRDHILTLVKNLVDEGISKGFIRTDIPTEILPYIHLGIIETFLTMETRFGVKASIRDMLLFLETIIFSGLLTEKGRQALGQGVQNEG